One Streptomyces umbrinus genomic window, CGGGACTGCTCGCCGGGTGGACGCCCGGCGTGGCCCTCGACGAGCGAGGGGCCGCGCAGGCCGCCGCGCTGCCCGGGCGCCTGGCGGAACTGCCGATCGCCGAGGTCGTCAGCAGCCCCCTGCAACGCTGCCAGGAAACGATTCGGCCGCTCCTCGACGCCCGGCCCGAACTGCGGGTCCACTCCGACGACCGAATCGGGGAGGCCCACTACGGCGACTGGTCCGGGCGCAAGCTCGCCGAACTGTCGGGCGAGCCGCTGATGGAGGTCGTGCAGACGCACCCCTCCGCCGCCGCGTTCCCGGGCGGCGAGTCCATGCGCGCCATGCAGACCCGGGCCGCCGAGGCGGTACGCGAGTGGAACGCGCGTGTGGAGCGCGATCACGGCGGTGACGCGGTATACCTCATGTGCTCGCACGGCGACATCATCAAGTCTCTTGTCGCGGACGCCCTCGGTCTTCATCTCGACCTCTTCCAACGGATCTCCGTAGAACCGTGTTCCATCACCGCGATCCGTTACACACGACTGCGGCCATTTCTCGTTCGCCTCGGCGACACCGGCGATTTCACGTCGCTCGCGCCGCGCGAGGAACCCCCGGCAGGTGACGCCACGGTCGGGGGCGGTGCGGGCGCACCGTGATCGTCGGCCGCAGTAGGGTGAAGCGGTCGAAGAAGCGCAGCAGTTGTCAGCAGCAGACGCAGTCGACGGCAGAAGCAGTCGATCGATCCAATGGAGACAGGACGTGTCCCGTCAGGTGTTCCTCTACGACCCGCCGGACCGTTTCGTGGCCGGCACGGTCGGGCTGCCAGGGCGCCGTACCTTCTTCCTGCAGGCCTCCTCAGGACCCCGGGTGACCAGTGTGGCCCTGGAGAAGACGCAGGTCGCGGCGCTCGCCGAACGGATGGACGAGCTTCTCGACGAGGTCGTACGGCGTACCGGGGGCAGCGCTCCCGTCCCGGCGATGGCCCCGACGGAGGTCTCTGACACCGCCCCGCTCGAAGCTCCCGTCGAGGAGGAGTTCCGGGTCGGCACCATGGCGCTGGCCTGGGACGGTGACGACCAGCGCATGATCGTCGAGGCCCAGGCGCTCGTGGAGCTGGACGCCGATTCCGAGGAGGACCTCGCCGAGGCCGAGGAAAAGCTCCTGCAGGACGAGGAGAACGGTCCGCCGATGCTGCGGGTCCGCCTCACCGGAGCCCAGGCCCGTGCCTTCGCCAAGCGCGCCCTCGACGTCGTCAACGCCGGCCGGCCGCCCTGCCCGCTGTGCAGTCTCCCGCTAGACCCGGAAGGACACGTATGTCCGCGCCAGAACGGATACCGCCGCGAAGCGTGACCACGGCCGAGCTGCTCGCCGAGGGTGAGCTTTCCGTGCGCGGACGCATCCGTGAGGCCTCCAACGCGGTGCTGCTGTGCGAAGTGACGTACGAGGGACGGAAAGCTTCCTGCGTCTACAAGCCGGTGGCCGGCGAGCGCCCGCTGTGGGACTTCCCCGACGGGAACCTCGCCCAGCGGGAGGTCGCGGCCTACGAGGTGTCCGAGGCGACCGGCTGGGGGCTCGTCCCGACCACGATCCTTCGCGACGGGCCGTACGGCGAGGGCATGTGCCAGCTCTGGATCGACCCGGTGTCCGAGGGCTCGGAGCTGCTCGCGCTGGTCGACGGCGAGGAGCCCGGCGCGGGCTGGAAGGCCGTCGGATTCGCCGAGGTCGGCGAGGGGCGCACCGCGCTGCTCGTGCACGCCGACGACGAGCGGCTGCGCAGGCTGGCCGTCCTCGACGTGGTGATCAACAACGGTGACCGCAAGGGCGGGCATCTGCTGCCCGCGCCCGAGGGCCGGCTGTTCGGGATCGACCACGGGGTCACCTTCAACGCCGAGAACAAGCTGCGGACGCTGCTGTGGGGCTGGGCGGGGGAGAGGCTCACCCCCGAGGCCGTCGAGGTCCTGGAGCGGCTCAGGGGCGCCCTGGACGGGGCGCTGGGCGTGCGCCTGGGGGAGCTGATCACCGCGGCCGAACTGGGCGCCACGCGCGCGCGTGTGGCCGGTCTGCTCGACTCGGGCCGGCATCCGGAGCCCTCGGGGGACTGGCCCGCGATCCCGTGGCCGCCCGTCTAGTCGGGGCCGCACACCCCGGATCCGTACGCAAGAGGGCCTTCCCGGCCATCTGGCCTGGTCCGGTTCGTATACGGAACATCCGTCCGGTTAGGCTCAAGACATGCATGCCTGGCCCGCTTCCGACGTCCCTGCCCTGCCCGGCAAGGGCCGCGACCTCCGGATCCACGACACCGCGACCGGTGGTCCCGTGACCCTCGACCCCGGTCCCGTCGCCCGTATCTACGTCTGCGGCATCACTCCGTACGACGCGACCCATCTGGGTCACGCGGCGACCTACAACGCGTTCGACCTCGTTCAGCGCGTGTGGCTCGACACCAAGCGGCAGGTTCACTACGTCCAGAACGTGACGGACGTCGACGATCCGCTGCTGGAGCGCGCCGCGCGGGACAACGTCGACTGGGTCTCTCTCGCCGAGAAGGAGACCACCCTCTTCCGCGAGGACATGACCGCCCTGCGGATGCTGCCCCCGAAGCACTACATCGGCGCCGTCGAGGCCATACCCGGGATCGTCCCGCTGGTCGAGCGACTGCGGGACGCGGGTGCGGCGTACGAACTCGAAGGGGACGTCTACTTCTCCGTCGAGTCCGACCCGCACTTCGGCCAGGTGTCCAACCTGGACGCGGCGGCGATGCGGCTGCTGTCCGCCGAGCGCGGCGGCGACCCGGACCGTCCGGGCAAGAAGAACCCCCTCGACCCGATGCTGTGGATGGCCGCCCGCGAGGGCGAGCCGAGCTGGGACGGCGCCTCGCTCGGGCAGGGCCGGCCCGGCTGGCACATCGAGTGCGTCGCGATCGCCCTCGACCACCTGGGCATGGGCTTCGACGTGCAGGGCGGCGGCTCCGACCTCGCCTTCCCGCACCACGAGATGGGCGCCTCCCACGCGCAGGCGCTGACCGGCGAGTTCCCGATGGCCAAGGCGTACGTGCACGCCGGCATGGTCGCGCTCGACGGCGAGAAGATGTCCAAGTCCAAGGGCAATCTGGTCTTCGTGTCGACGCTCCGGCGTGACGGCGTCGACCCGGCGGCCATCCGGCTCGCCCTGCTCTCGCACCACTACCGGGCCGACTGGGAGTGGACCGACCAGGTGCTCCAGGACGCCCTCGCGCGCCTGGAGCGCTGGCGGGCCGCCGTTTCGCGGCCCGACGGCCCGTCCGCCGACGCAGTCGTCGAGGAGATCCGCGAGGCCCTCGCGAACGACCTGGACGCGCCGGCCGCGCTCGCGGCCGTCGACCGCTGGGCCGTGCTCCAAGCCGAGCGCGGCGGCACGGACGAGGGCGCCCCCGGCGTCGTCTCCCGTGCCGTGGACGCCCTGTTGGGCGTGGCCCTCTAGCAACGCCGGGCGCCGGACGGGTCGTTGCCCGTCCGGCGCCCTCTCTGCGGTGGGTCGTTCGTCTTGCCGCTCGGTGCTACTTGCCCACGACGACGGCCTACTTGTTCACGATGACGGCCTGGATCGTGTTGCTCGTGGAGTCGTAGACGCCGATGACCTGCTGGCCGAAGGCGAAGGCCTCCTGGACCTCGTCATGCGTCACCTGGTTCGGGTTGACCAGCGGACGCCAGCCCTGGTCGATGTACAGGTAGAGGATCGACGGCTGGCCCGGCAGCGGCGTGACGACGTCCCAGAAGTGCTCGGCCACACCGCTCGTCAGTGCCGCGGCCTCGACCGCGCTGCGCACGATCAACGGCTGGCCCTGGCCCTGACCTTGCTCCTGTCCCTGCTGCTGCCCGCCGAGCTGGTGAAGCAGCTGCTGGAACGGCTGCTGCTGGCCGAGCTGCTGGAGCTGCTGCTGCAGGTGCTGCGGAAGCTGGTGCTGAGGGTGCTGGGGGATCTGCTGCTGACCCATGCCCTGGGGGCCGAACGGCTGCTGCATCTGCTGTCCGAAGGGCTGCTGTTGCTGCTGCCCGAACGGCATCTGCTGGCCGTAGCCCTGCTGTTGGCCCTGCTGCCCCTGCTGCTGCGGGGGAGCGGTGCTCGGGCCCTGCTGCTGACCTTGCCGGCCCTGGAGTTGGCCCTGCTGGCTCTGTTGGCTCATCTGCGGGGTGGTGCTCATGCGGGTGCCACCTTCCCTCAATTGTCGAGCGATGGTTGGGTCGTTGAGCGATGGCCGGTCTGTGTGGGACGACCGGTCCGGGGGACGGCCGGTCGCGTCAGCCCGTGACGACCAGGCCGACGATCTCGTCGTCCGAGAACCAGACGCGTACGTCGGGCCGTCCGCCCGCGAAGGCGGAGTGCACCGCCTGGCGGATCTCGGCGGACGGGTTGTTCAGGCTCCGCCAGCCACCGGCCACGAACAGCCGGAGCCTGGGCGGGAGTTCACGGGGATACGGCAGCAACTCGTCCCAGTACCGTTCGGCCTGGCCCGAGCCGACCGCCTCAGGCAGCAGATGGGCGACCGCCGCCTTGATGTCGGGCCGGTTGCCGATCCGCTGTGACGCGGGCCGGCCCGGCGCGTCCTGCTGCGGGGAGCCGGTGGCCCGCAGCAGCCTGCGTGCCCGCTCCGGGTCCATCGGTTCCTGGCCGGCCGCCCTGAGCATGCCCTGCAGCGCGGCCAGGGCGCCGACCACCACCGGGGAGGCGGAGGAGGTCCCGGAGAACGTGTCGGTGAACCAGGCGATCTCCTCGGCGCCGCCCTGCAGATCACCGGGCTTGTCCCAGAAGCCGCCGGTCGTGGTGACCTCACGGCCCCAGCCCTGCGCGTCCACCCGCGCCCCGTAGTTGGAGAACGCCAGACGCGAGCGGTCCGGGCCGTGGTCGCGGCCGTGGGTACCGGGCGGCGGAGCGCCCGCGCCGACCACGATCGCACCGGAGGACTGGTTGGACGGGTTGAAGGGGTTGCGCCACCACTCCGGGAACTCGTCGGGCCGGCGCTCGTACACCGCGTCGTCCAGGGACTCCCCGCCGTTGCCCGCGGCCTCCACCACCAGGATGCCCTTGGCGGTCGCGTACCGGATGGCCGCGAAGTCGTCCGGCCACCATTCCAGCGCGATGTAGCCGCGCTGGTCGTCGCGCACAGCGAACTCGAACCGCGGTCCGGGGCTGTGCAGTTCGATCAGGATGATGTCCCCGGCGTTCAGCCGGTCGGCCGCCGCGTGGATCGCGGCCGCGGAGCCGATGCCGTGGAACGACGCGGCGGCTGTCACCGTGTCCGGCACGATGCCGGTGATCCCGTACTCGTTGCGGTCGCCGCCGATCACACCGATGACGGCGGTGCCGTGGTTGCGCCAGGCCAGGTCCTGGATCGGGGTGCCGACCACGACACCCGCGAGCTTCGCGGCCAGGTCCTCGTGGCCGAGCTGCCAGGCGCCCTCCACGTCGATCACGGTGACGCCCTGGCCCGAACCGCCGGGCCGCTGCCAGGCCCAGTGCGCGTCCACGCCCTCGGGCGCGGGGCGCAGATAGCCCTGGCGGCTGGTGAAGTCGGGTGTGACGGGGGCGCCTTCCTTGCGCCGTCGGCTCTCGTCGGTGCTGTGTCCCACGGACCCCACCGAAGCCGGTACGGCACCGGGCTTCACATACGCCGTGGCGATCTCGGGCAGTGCCGCGATCCGCGAACGCAGCTCCTGGGCCCGGCTCTCGACGCCGCGTACGCGGTAGAAGAGCCCGAGGTCGGGCAGTGTCTCGGCGCCCGGGGCCGAGGGCTGGGCCGCCGACTGCAGCCGCTCCTCGCTGCCGAACAGCGGTTGCAGGGCGAGCTGTTCGTCGCTGAGGAACATGTTCAGTGCCGACACGTCGGCGCCGGCCGCCGAACGGACCCCTTCGGCCCCGGCGCGCAGCCGGGCCTCGGGCCGTGCGACGACGATCAGTTCCTGCTCGGCTCCTCGGTAGGTGAATCCCGCTCCGTCGGGCCCTGGCCCGGACGCTCCCGGGCCCTGCGCGGGCTGTGCCTGGTCGGTCATCGCGTGCCGCTCCCTTCGGTCCGTGCAAGTGCTTGTGCGGGTGCTGGAGTTGTCGAGAGTCGTGCCTCCGGTCGGTGTCCTCCGGGGCACACCTTGCTCCTCCCGGACCGACTCGTCCACCCCCGAGTTCGCCAACTGCGTTTGAAAACAAGTTGAATTGGGTACCGTGCGCAATCCGTCCTGAAACAGATGTCACGTCACAATCCGGCCAAAGGCAGCGGAGACGGTTGTCATGTGATGGGGTGACAGCGTCTGTTGACCGTCGGGCCGGCCCCGCGCCGGCCCTCTCGTGGAAGGACGCACAGTGGCACTCGCAGACCGTTCCTTCGCACGTCGAAGACTCCTCACCACGGCCGCCGCCCTGGGAGGAGCGGCACTCCTGGGCGGCACGGCGCACGCGGCCGAATCGCCGGAGAAGGGACCGCGGAAGGGATCGCGGAAGAACTGGCCGGACCGGTTCCCGCTGCCCAACGGCTTCCAGCCGGAGGGCATAGCCATCGGCTCCGCCCCGTTCGCGTACTTCGGGTCGCTGGCCAACGGCGACATCTACCGCGCGAGCCTCGCCACCGGGCGCGGCTCCGTCATCAGCAAGGGCCCCGGCGCCGGACACCCCAGCGTGGGACTGAAGATCGACCGGCACGGCCGCCTGTTCGTCAGCGGCGGGGCCGGTGGCGATCTGCGTACCGTCGACGTCCGTACGGGAGAGATCGAGAAGTCGTACGCCGTCGGCGGCACGTTCGTGAACGACGTGATCCTCACGCCGGGCGCCGCCTGGTTCACCGACTCCTTCGCGCCCCGGCTCTACCGGCTCGCGCTCGACCGGCACGGCAGGCCCGGGGCCGTCAGGACCGTGCCGCTCGGCGGCGACTGGCAGCAGGGCACGGACTTCACCGCCAACGGGATCGAGCGCACACCGGACGGCAGCGCGCTCCTGGTGGTGAACGCCTTCGCCGACGGCGGCACGCTGATGCGAGTCGACGGACGCACCGGAACCGCCGCCGCGGTCGACCTCGGCGGAGCCAGGATCCCCAACGGCGACGGGCTGTTGCTCCTCGGCCGGACTCTCTACGTCGTCCAGCAACAGCAGAACGCGATCGACGTGTTCCGGCTGAACTCCGCCGGCACCAGGGGCACGGTGATCACCCGGATCACCGACCCCCGCTTCCGGATCCCGACGACGGCCGCGGCGTGGGGCGACCGTCTCTACCTGCCGAACGCGCGCTTCGACGTCGAGCCGACGCCCGACACGGAGTACGACGCGGTGGCGGTGCGTCAGGTCTGACGCGCGAGGGGTGGCGCGCCCGACGCGCGCCGCCCCTTCGCCCGGTCGATATCGCCCGGGCAGTCTCGCTCCGTCGGTCTTGCTGGGTCAGTCCTCCGAGGAATCGGAAGAACCGGATTCCGAGGATCCGGAGCCTGAGCCGGAACCTGATGAGCCGGAGGATTCGGAGCCCGAGGACTCGGCGTCCGAAGCGTCCTCAGTTTCCGAGGAGCCGGACGTCCCCTTCGTGCCGGACGCCCCCGACGCGTCGCCCTCGGAGGAGTCCGAGGAGTCGGATGTGTCGTCCTCGGCCGCCCCGTCCGTGGCCTCCGGCCGCTGCGGCTTCGGCGGCCGAACGCGGCCACCCGGGCCGTCCCTGAGGTACGTGGCGGGATCGCCGCTCTCCGTGGCGTGGCTGCCGGGCGGCGAAGCCGGACCGCCCCCGTCCCGTCTGCGCAGATACCGCTCGAACTCGCGGGCAATCGCCTCGCCCGACGCCTCCGGAAGCTCGGCGGTGTCCCGGGCCTCCTCCAGCGTCTGTACGTACTCCGCGACCTCGCTGTCCTCGGCGGCCAGTTGGTCCACGCCCAGCTGCCAGGCCCGCGCGTCCTCGGGCAGTTCGCCCAGCGGGATGCGCATGTCGATGAGGTCCTCGAGGCGGTTGAGGAGGGCCAGCGTGGCCTTCGGGTTCGGCGGCTGCGAGACGTAGTGCGGCACGGCGGCCCACAGCGAGACCGCCGGTACGCCCGCGTGCGTGCACGCCTCCTGGAGGATGCCGACGATGCCCGTGGGGCCCTCGTACTTGGTCTCCTCCAGGTCCATCGTGCGGGCCAGGTCCGGGTCGGACGTGACGCCGCTGACCGGGACCGGACGGGTGTGCGGGGTGTCGCCGAGCAGGGCGCCCAGGATGACGACCAGCTCGACGCCCAGCTCATGGGCGAAACCGAGCAGTTCGTTGCAGAACGAGCGCCAGCGCATCGACGGCTCGATGCCCCTCACCAGCACCAGGTCACGCGGCTTCTCGCCGCCGACCCGGACCACCGACAACCTTGTCGTCGGCCAGGTGATCTTGCGGACTCCGCCGTCCAGCCACACGGTCGGGCGGTTCACCTGGAAGTCGTAGTAGTCCTCGGCGTCGAGCGCCGCGAACACCTCGCCCTTCCACTCCCTGTCCAGATGCGCGACCGCGGTGGAGGCGGCGTCGCCGGCGTCGTTCCAGCCCTCGAACGCGGCCACCATGACCGGGTCGACCAGCTCGGGAACCCCCTCGAGCTCGATCACCCAGTGCCTCCTTCCGACGTGCCCTCGCGTACGCCCCAACCTTACGGCTTGCGTGGGGACCGCCCGCAGCCCCCTTGTGTGGGGGAGTGACCGCATCACTGCCCCGTTCGTCACTCCCGAACACCCCGCAGCCGTCCGAGCTGTCCCCGGCCAACTTCCACCATGGGTCCGGACGTTGTTTCGAGGTGGCGCCCCGCGCCGGACGATCGACAGAGGTCGGATGTCCGAACCGTCCCCAGGCCCGGTGAGCCGGAGCGGAGGAGCCGGGCGCCGTCGCCGACCGGCCGGTCACAACGTGGAGCGCAGCCACTGTTCCACGCTCGCGATGTGCACGGTCGCCCAGGAGCGGGCGGCCTCCGCGTCGCGGTCGCGCAGGGCGCTGAGGATCGCGCGGTGCTCATGGAGGGTGCGGCTGACCGCGTCCTCCTGTGTCAGGCCGCGCCAGATACGGGCGCGGGTCGTGGGACCGGACAGGCCGTCGAGGAGGGAGCAGAGCACCGAGTTGCCCGAGGACTGGACGATGCCCCGGTGGAACTCCAGGTCGCAGGCGACGAGTTCCTCCACCGAGGGCGCACCGCCGAGCGCGTCCAGCTGGGCGGTGAGCGCGTCCAGTTGCTGCTCGCTGATCCGCAGCGCCGCCATCGCCGTCGCGGCCGGCTCCAGGATGCGGCGTACCGCGAGGAACTCCAGGACCGTGTCGTCGCGGTGGAAGTCCACGACGAAACTCAGCGCTTCGAGGAGGAGCTGCGGATCAAGGCTCGTGACGTACGTGCCGTCGCCCTGCCGCACATCCAGGATGCGGATCAGGGACAGTGCCCGCACCGCCTCCCGCAGGGAGTTGCGGGACAGGCCCAGATCGGCGGCGAGCTCGCTCTCCTTCGGAAGGCGGTCGCCGGGGCGCAGCGCGCCGGAGACGATCATTCCCTTGATCTTCTCGATCGCCTCATCGGTGACTGCCATGGCGGGCCTCCCTG contains:
- a CDS encoding histidine phosphatase family protein, coding for MPTLILVRHGRSTANTAGLLAGWTPGVALDERGAAQAAALPGRLAELPIAEVVSSPLQRCQETIRPLLDARPELRVHSDDRIGEAHYGDWSGRKLAELSGEPLMEVVQTHPSAAAFPGGESMRAMQTRAAEAVREWNARVERDHGGDAVYLMCSHGDIIKSLVADALGLHLDLFQRISVEPCSITAIRYTRLRPFLVRLGDTGDFTSLAPREEPPAGDATVGGGAGAP
- a CDS encoding DUF3090 domain-containing protein encodes the protein MSRQVFLYDPPDRFVAGTVGLPGRRTFFLQASSGPRVTSVALEKTQVAALAERMDELLDEVVRRTGGSAPVPAMAPTEVSDTAPLEAPVEEEFRVGTMALAWDGDDQRMIVEAQALVELDADSEEDLAEAEEKLLQDEENGPPMLRVRLTGAQARAFAKRALDVVNAGRPPCPLCSLPLDPEGHVCPRQNGYRREA
- a CDS encoding SCO1664 family protein, which translates into the protein MSAPERIPPRSVTTAELLAEGELSVRGRIREASNAVLLCEVTYEGRKASCVYKPVAGERPLWDFPDGNLAQREVAAYEVSEATGWGLVPTTILRDGPYGEGMCQLWIDPVSEGSELLALVDGEEPGAGWKAVGFAEVGEGRTALLVHADDERLRRLAVLDVVINNGDRKGGHLLPAPEGRLFGIDHGVTFNAENKLRTLLWGWAGERLTPEAVEVLERLRGALDGALGVRLGELITAAELGATRARVAGLLDSGRHPEPSGDWPAIPWPPV
- the mshC gene encoding cysteine--1-D-myo-inosityl 2-amino-2-deoxy-alpha-D-glucopyranoside ligase produces the protein MHAWPASDVPALPGKGRDLRIHDTATGGPVTLDPGPVARIYVCGITPYDATHLGHAATYNAFDLVQRVWLDTKRQVHYVQNVTDVDDPLLERAARDNVDWVSLAEKETTLFREDMTALRMLPPKHYIGAVEAIPGIVPLVERLRDAGAAYELEGDVYFSVESDPHFGQVSNLDAAAMRLLSAERGGDPDRPGKKNPLDPMLWMAAREGEPSWDGASLGQGRPGWHIECVAIALDHLGMGFDVQGGGSDLAFPHHEMGASHAQALTGEFPMAKAYVHAGMVALDGEKMSKSKGNLVFVSTLRRDGVDPAAIRLALLSHHYRADWEWTDQVLQDALARLERWRAAVSRPDGPSADAVVEEIREALANDLDAPAALAAVDRWAVLQAERGGTDEGAPGVVSRAVDALLGVAL
- a CDS encoding S8 family peptidase — its product is MTDQAQPAQGPGASGPGPDGAGFTYRGAEQELIVVARPEARLRAGAEGVRSAAGADVSALNMFLSDEQLALQPLFGSEERLQSAAQPSAPGAETLPDLGLFYRVRGVESRAQELRSRIAALPEIATAYVKPGAVPASVGSVGHSTDESRRRKEGAPVTPDFTSRQGYLRPAPEGVDAHWAWQRPGGSGQGVTVIDVEGAWQLGHEDLAAKLAGVVVGTPIQDLAWRNHGTAVIGVIGGDRNEYGITGIVPDTVTAAASFHGIGSAAAIHAAADRLNAGDIILIELHSPGPRFEFAVRDDQRGYIALEWWPDDFAAIRYATAKGILVVEAAGNGGESLDDAVYERRPDEFPEWWRNPFNPSNQSSGAIVVGAGAPPPGTHGRDHGPDRSRLAFSNYGARVDAQGWGREVTTTGGFWDKPGDLQGGAEEIAWFTDTFSGTSSASPVVVGALAALQGMLRAAGQEPMDPERARRLLRATGSPQQDAPGRPASQRIGNRPDIKAAVAHLLPEAVGSGQAERYWDELLPYPRELPPRLRLFVAGGWRSLNNPSAEIRQAVHSAFAGGRPDVRVWFSDDEIVGLVVTG
- a CDS encoding SMP-30/gluconolactonase/LRE family protein, translating into MALADRSFARRRLLTTAAALGGAALLGGTAHAAESPEKGPRKGSRKNWPDRFPLPNGFQPEGIAIGSAPFAYFGSLANGDIYRASLATGRGSVISKGPGAGHPSVGLKIDRHGRLFVSGGAGGDLRTVDVRTGEIEKSYAVGGTFVNDVILTPGAAWFTDSFAPRLYRLALDRHGRPGAVRTVPLGGDWQQGTDFTANGIERTPDGSALLVVNAFADGGTLMRVDGRTGTAAAVDLGGARIPNGDGLLLLGRTLYVVQQQQNAIDVFRLNSAGTRGTVITRITDPRFRIPTTAAAWGDRLYLPNARFDVEPTPDTEYDAVAVRQV
- a CDS encoding PAC2 family protein → MIELEGVPELVDPVMVAAFEGWNDAGDAASTAVAHLDREWKGEVFAALDAEDYYDFQVNRPTVWLDGGVRKITWPTTRLSVVRVGGEKPRDLVLVRGIEPSMRWRSFCNELLGFAHELGVELVVILGALLGDTPHTRPVPVSGVTSDPDLARTMDLEETKYEGPTGIVGILQEACTHAGVPAVSLWAAVPHYVSQPPNPKATLALLNRLEDLIDMRIPLGELPEDARAWQLGVDQLAAEDSEVAEYVQTLEEARDTAELPEASGEAIAREFERYLRRRDGGGPASPPGSHATESGDPATYLRDGPGGRVRPPKPQRPEATDGAAEDDTSDSSDSSEGDASGASGTKGTSGSSETEDASDAESSGSESSGSSGSGSGSGSSESGSSDSSED
- a CDS encoding FadR/GntR family transcriptional regulator — protein: MAVTDEAIEKIKGMIVSGALRPGDRLPKESELAADLGLSRNSLREAVRALSLIRILDVRQGDGTYVTSLDPQLLLEALSFVVDFHRDDTVLEFLAVRRILEPAATAMAALRISEQQLDALTAQLDALGGAPSVEELVACDLEFHRGIVQSSGNSVLCSLLDGLSGPTTRARIWRGLTQEDAVSRTLHEHRAILSALRDRDAEAARSWATVHIASVEQWLRSTL